A window from Primulina eburnea isolate SZY01 chromosome 2, ASM2296580v1, whole genome shotgun sequence encodes these proteins:
- the LOC140821543 gene encoding CBL-interacting protein kinase 23-like, which produces MVMASKSSVAGGSGSSAGRTRVGRYELGRTLGEGTFAKVKFAKNLETGENVAIKILDKEKVLKHKMIGQIKREISTMKLIRHPNVIRMFEVMASKTKIYIVMEFVTGGELFDKIASRGRLKEDEARTYFHQLINAIDYCHSRGVYHRDLKPENLLLDTTGILKVSDFGLSALSQQVREDGLLHTTCGTPNYVAPEVINNKGYDGAKADLWSCGVILFVLMAGYLPFEESNLMTLYKRIFKADFSIPPWFSSGAKKLIKRILDPNPLTRITIAELLENDWFKKGFKLPVFEHEDVNLDDIDAIFNEATDSPDLVVERREERPSTPVTMNAFELISTSQGLNLSSLFEKQMGLVKRETRFASKCPAKEIISKIEQAAVPMGFDVKKNNYKMKLHGEKSGRKGHLSVATEILEVAPSLHMVELRKTGGDTLEFHKFYKNLSTGLKDIVWKTTDEIKEEAHEGAQVS; this is translated from the exons ATGGTGATGGCATCGAAATCAAGCGTTGCCGGAGGGAGTGGGAGTTCGGCTGGGAGGACTAGGGTGGGGAGATATGAACTGGGGAGAACTCTTGGTGAAGGGACTTTTGCGAAAGTGAAATTTGCGAAGAATTTGGAGACAGGTGAGAATGTGGCTATCAAGATTCTTGATAAAGAGAAGGTTCTCAAGCACAAGATGATCGGTCAG ATTAAGCGTGAAATCTCAACCATGAAATTAATAAGGCATCCCAATGTCATCCGGATGTTCGAG GTTATGGCCAGCAAGACGAAGATATACATCGTTATGGAGTTCGTCACCGGTGGCGAACTCTTTGACAAAATT GCTAGCAGAGGGAGGCTGAAAGAAGATGAGGCGAGAACCTATTTTCACCAGCTCATTAATGCTATTGATTACTGCCATAGCAGAGGCGTTTATCATCGGGACCTTAAA CCGGAGAATTTGCTGCTCGATACTACTGGGATTCTTAAAGTTTCTGACTTTGGACTGAGTGCACTATCTCAGCAAGTTCGG GAAGATGGGTTACTTCACACAACATGCGGTACACCAAACTATGTTGCTCCAGAG GTTATAAACAATAAAGGTTATGATGGAGCTAAGGCAGATCTTTGGTCATGTGGTGTTATTCTTTTTGTTCTTATGGCTGGTTATTTGCCCTTCGAAGAATCGAACCTCATGACGCTGTACAAGAGG ATATTTAAGGCGGACTTCTCGATTCCTCCATGGTTTTCCTCTGGTGCAAAGAAATTGATCAAAAGAATTTTGGATCCCAATCCATTGACT CGGATAACAATTGCTGAGTTACTTGAGAATGATTGGTTCAAGAAAGGATTTAAGCTACCTGTTTTTGAACACGAGGATGTTAATCTTGATGACATCGATGCTATTTTTAATGAAGCCACT GACTCTCCTGACCTTGTCGTGGAGAGGCGGGAGGAACGGCCTTCCACACCTGTAACCATGAATGCCTTTGAGCTTATCTCTACATCTCAGGGTCTTAATCTCAGTTCACTCTTTGAAAAACAAATG GGGCTTGTTAAACGAGAAACAAGATTTGCATCCAAGTGTCCTGCGAAGGAGATTATCTCGAAAATCGAGCAAGCTGCAGTGCCGATGGGGTTTGATGTCAAGAAAAATAACTACAAG ATGAAACTTCATGGGGAGAAGTCGGGACGCAAGGGTCATCTATCTGTTGCTACAGAG ATTCTTGAAGTGGCGCCTTCTCTTCACATGGTTGAGCTTCGCAAGACTGGAGGAGATACATTGGAATTTCACAAA TTTTACAAGAACCTGTCCACTGGTTTGAAAGATATCGTGTGGAAAACAACCGATGAAATAAAAGAAGAGGCGCACGAGG GTGCGCAGGTATCTTGA